One part of the Odontesthes bonariensis isolate fOdoBon6 chromosome 13, fOdoBon6.hap1, whole genome shotgun sequence genome encodes these proteins:
- the LOC142397803 gene encoding uncharacterized protein C3orf85-like, which translates to MKCAILLAFVSGVFAAPLMKEEAAKQFIRLKRQAGYWDPHHSQNQWGYTLQEVVNEQWTALRTNAQYYMDMSNMMFDRSVADDNTRLYMEMLRNTQAHLNSQSSQHR; encoded by the exons ATGAAGTGTGCGATCCTGTTGGCCTTTGTGAGTG GGGTTTTTGCTGCTCCTTTAATGAAGGAAGAGGCAGCAAAGCAGTTCATCAGGCTGAAAAGGCAGGCGGGATACTGGGATCCACACCACTCTCAGAACCAGTGGGGTTACACCCTTCAGGAAGTG GTCAATGAGCAGTGGACAGCCCTTCGAACAAATGCTCAATACTACATGGACATGAGTAACATGATGTTTGATCGCTCTGTGGCAGA TGATAACACCAGGCTTTATATGGAGATGCTGCGCAATACACAAGCTCACCTGAACAGCCAGTCGAGTCAACACAGATAG
- the LOC142397801 gene encoding neuronal acetylcholine receptor subunit alpha-7-like: MRCHKFWEACSVGFYIWTSILFRGSLQGEHQRRLYKELMANYNRLERPVVNDSAGILVELGLTLLQIIDVDEKNQVLMTNAWLQLYWTDVYLSWNPENYPGVQNLRFPSNQIWTPDILLYNSADERFDATFHTNVLVNASGYCQYIPPGILKSTCYIDVRWFPFDVQKCDLKFGSWTHNGWLLDLQMLDVDTSSYIPNGEWDLVGVPAKRNELYYDCCKEPYPDVTFTVTMRRRTLYYGLNLLIPCVLISGLALLVFLLPADSGEKISLGITVLLSLTVFMLLVAEIMPATSDSVPLIAQYFASTMMIVGMSVVVTVIVLQFHHHDPHGGKMPKWVRVVLLNWCAWFLRMKQPGDDRKRPHYKYRHRSQQHSSTSSIEMGTMPSLTVPLSQMSCPPCPTGTSNGSMNYYFGSYHPIETPHCPPSSDSGVALGGRAHGSLSEEAEPPGVGGLGMAAGAGISVSIPPPEIKRILEEVSYIAQRFRDQDEAEAICSEWKFAAAVVDRLCLVAFSLFSIICTFTILMSAPNFIEAVSKDFT, from the exons ATGCGGTGCCACAAGTTTTGGGAAGCGTGTTCAGTTGGATTTTATATTTGGACATCCATCCTTTTCAGAG GATCCTTGCAGGGAGAGCACCAGAGGAGGCTGTACAAGGAGCTGATGGCTAACTATAATCGTTTAGAGAGACCTGTTGTCAATGATTCAGCTGGTATCCTGGTGGAGCTGGGCCTCACACTGCTGCAGATCATAGACGTG GATGAGAAGAACCAAGTGCTGATGACCAATGCCTGGCTGCAGCTG TACTGGACAGACGTCTACCTGAGCTGGAATCCAGAAAACTACCCTGGTGTTCAGAACCTTCGGTTTCCCTCAAACCAGATTTGGACTCCTGACATCCTCCTTTACAACAG CGCGGACGAGCGGTTCGACGCCACATTCCACACCAACGTACTGGTGAATGCGTCAGGTTACTGTCAGTACATCCCCCCTGGCATCCTGAAGAGCACCTGCTACATCGATGTGCGTTGGTTCCCCTTTGACGTGCAGAAGTGTGACTTGAAGTTTGGCTCCTGGACACACAACGGCTGGCTTCTGGACCTGCAGATGCTTGATGTGGACACGTCTTCTTACATACCCAACGGGGAGTGGGATCTTGTGG GTGTTCCAGCCAAGCGTAATGAGTTGTACTATGACTGCTGTAAGGAGCCCTACCCTGATGTGACGTTCACCGTCACTATGCGCCGCAGGACTCTATATTATGGACTAAATCTGCTCATTCCGTGCGTGCTGATATCTGGCTTGGCTCTATTGGTCTTTCTTCTACCCGCAGACTCTGGAGAGAAGATCTCTCTGG GTATCACTGTGCTGCTTTCACTCACTGTCTTCATGCTTCTGGTAGCAGAGATCATGCCAGCCACATCTGACTCTGTGCCCCTTATTG CTCAGTACTTTGCCAGCACTATGATGATTGTGGGGATGTCTGTGGTGGTGACCGTCATAGTCCTGCAGTTCCACCATCATGACCCTCATGGAGGCAAGATGCCCAAGTGG GTTCGGGTGGTTCTTTTGAATTGGTGTGCCTGGTTTCTCCGTATGAAGCAACCTGGCGATGATCGCAAGAGGCCTCATTACAAGTACCGTCACCGCTCCCAGCAACACTCCAGCACCAGCTCAATAGAGATGGGCACGATGCCGAGCCTCACAGTGCCTCTGTCACAGATGTCCTGCCCACCTTGCCCCACCGGCACTTCCAATGGTTCCATGAATTACTATTTTGGCAGCTACCATCCTATAGAAACTCCACACTGCCCACCATCCAGTGACTCCGGAGTTGCACTCGGGGGACGTGCTCATGGATCCCTCAGCGAGGAGGCTGAGCCACCTGGTGTTGGCGGTCTGGGGATGGCAGCTGGAGCTGGAATCAGCGTAAGCATACCCCCCCCAGAGATCAAGCGCATCTTAGAGGAGGTGTCGTACATAGCCCAGAGATTCCGAGACCAGGACGAGGCTGAAGCCATCTGCAGCGAGTGGAAGTTTGCAGCCGCAGTGGTGGACCGGCTGTGTCTGGTGGCCTTCTCACTCTTCTCCATCATTTGCACATTCACCATCCTCATGTCAGCACCCAACTTCATTGAGGCTGTGTCCAAGGACTTCACATAA